A genomic stretch from Dehalococcoidia bacterium includes:
- a CDS encoding DUF4340 domain-containing protein, with protein sequence MKSRQLGFVLMALIAVGVAGLIFRVFSAGSDEIILEGLVQVSREASDRVLINDAEKQTELVRLGDAEQATWFVDDQAVFQPRLEQFWQAVDDLYDAQLVSINPVNHPPLGVVDGESIEVSFFIGGRSLQEKFLVGEWQPDVRLCYVRRAGHEETYGVPCPGGNIFEPDPDRWKNPVVASIPPNEILEIQFTYPDEAFILRPDDEGEWYAHGTGGSEDPISPLALNSIIGTLQLVVASGFAEEEEADKLNFAVPDAMVRVITHEDASTPSTRLRFLRRDDLSSYLSIPTTGTVYIVDNQAVGGLLLRLEQMIEAQDGG encoded by the coding sequence ATGAAGAGCAGGCAGCTCGGCTTCGTCCTAATGGCGCTGATCGCAGTCGGCGTGGCGGGCCTGATCTTCCGGGTATTCTCTGCCGGATCGGACGAGATAATCCTGGAGGGACTGGTCCAGGTCTCGCGGGAGGCCAGCGATCGCGTATTGATTAACGATGCAGAGAAGCAGACGGAGTTGGTAAGACTAGGCGACGCTGAGCAGGCGACGTGGTTCGTCGACGACCAGGCCGTGTTTCAGCCGAGGCTTGAGCAGTTCTGGCAGGCGGTTGACGACCTGTACGATGCTCAGCTTGTATCCATAAATCCTGTTAATCACCCTCCCCTGGGTGTCGTTGACGGTGAGTCAATCGAAGTGTCGTTCTTCATAGGGGGAAGGTCACTGCAGGAGAAGTTCCTGGTCGGCGAGTGGCAACCCGACGTGCGTCTTTGTTACGTCAGGAGGGCTGGGCACGAGGAGACCTACGGAGTCCCTTGTCCTGGGGGCAACATCTTCGAACCCGACCCGGACAGGTGGAAGAACCCGGTGGTGGCCTCGATACCTCCTAACGAGATTCTGGAGATCCAGTTCACCTACCCCGACGAGGCCTTCATACTTCGTCCCGACGATGAAGGCGAGTGGTACGCCCATGGAACTGGCGGTTCCGAAGACCCGATCAGCCCATTAGCCCTGAATTCCATCATAGGCACTCTCCAACTGGTTGTAGCCTCAGGGTTTGCCGAAGAAGAAGAGGCGGACAAGCTCAACTTCGCCGTCCCGGATGCGATGGTTCGTGTCATAACACACGAGGATGCCTCTACTCCGTCGACCCGGCTCAGGTTCCTGCGACGCGACGATCTGAGCTCGTACCTGTCGATCCCCACAACGGGAACGGTATACATAGTCGACAACCAAGCGGTCGGTGGGCTGCTCCTTCGTTTGGAGCAGATGATAGAAGCTCAGGACGGAGGCTAA
- a CDS encoding Gldg family protein — translation MRSPLFALVKKDVKSYFDQPTAYILIVPFVAVLAYVFFSQALLTAEASLRPMFTVDFQIDSPSLPWLLAIFVPAATMRLLAEENRDGTLELLLTHPVRGWIVLLSKFLAGFIFVAFAILATLGIPIAVTTAGNLDIGAAVGQYVSSLFLAAAFVSIGLFTSSLTRNQIVAFILGLSLTMMLMIMGLDIVAVTLPPRLASLLQDLSPVTHFSSIARGVIHLRDVLYFAALISTFLSATFLVIRGRTLSHSSAQYRNLQLGTVGLIVVSLLVGWSGNSIGGRIDLTQDQLFTLSPATADILDGLDDILTLELFESREPPVQVAITARDVGDFLEDFAAGSGGDVKLVRRFPADDEDEARKAQLAGIPPVQFNVQSQGELQIKTGYLGLAMTYVDKRQVIPYITNFDGFEYQLASIANRMLQEDKKTVAFLTGHGEAGPSVGYNTFAGLLLDSYRVREVDATEDPNIDLSDVDVLIIGGPTSSIRDETADAIRQYLLGGGKAMIMVNSVVIDQSRLIANQNRNSFSYLPEEFGVIVEDDLVFDLQSNETLSFNTGVGSVFLPYPYWMRVPVIDRKVAGNVGSVLLPWASSVGITESGRGRIEVVPLLETTEFAAIDFNYGDVRPNSPVFEDVTQGNFIQALMGAAVIQRNVPAGQEAFRLIVFGDSEWLADSVLPRSQENIALGLNLVDWLAQEDTLAAVRSKIVTSRDLLFTSTTHKNIAQWANVAGVPLLIVVVGLFSSIRRRRFGFTLYGQARTGGFRLGRRRRGDQGQEDDE, via the coding sequence ATGCGCTCACCACTGTTCGCACTGGTCAAGAAGGACGTCAAGAGCTACTTCGATCAGCCAACCGCGTACATTCTGATCGTCCCGTTTGTTGCGGTTCTGGCCTATGTGTTCTTCAGCCAGGCACTTTTGACGGCCGAGGCTTCACTCAGGCCGATGTTTACGGTTGACTTCCAGATTGACAGCCCTTCCCTGCCCTGGCTGCTTGCGATATTCGTCCCCGCTGCCACCATGAGGCTACTGGCTGAGGAGAACCGCGACGGGACACTGGAGCTCCTGCTGACGCATCCTGTCAGGGGATGGATCGTTCTACTGTCGAAGTTCCTTGCAGGTTTCATCTTCGTAGCGTTCGCCATACTGGCTACATTGGGCATACCCATCGCTGTAACCACGGCTGGAAATCTCGACATCGGCGCAGCAGTGGGACAGTACGTCAGCAGCCTCTTCCTGGCTGCCGCATTCGTCTCCATCGGGCTGTTCACGTCCAGTCTGACCCGCAACCAGATCGTGGCGTTCATCCTGGGTCTCTCGCTCACGATGATGCTGATGATCATGGGTCTGGACATTGTCGCTGTGACTCTGCCGCCCCGACTGGCATCGCTGCTGCAGGACCTGAGCCCGGTGACTCACTTTTCGAGCATAGCGAGGGGGGTCATTCACCTGCGGGACGTGCTCTACTTCGCTGCGCTGATCTCGACCTTCCTGAGCGCGACCTTCCTGGTCATCAGAGGCCGAACGCTCAGCCACTCGTCGGCCCAGTACCGAAACCTGCAACTGGGTACGGTTGGACTCATCGTAGTTAGCCTCCTGGTTGGATGGTCTGGCAACTCAATTGGCGGGCGAATTGACCTTACACAGGACCAGTTGTTCACCCTTAGCCCTGCCACAGCAGACATTCTCGACGGCCTTGATGACATCCTGACGCTGGAGCTCTTCGAGTCCAGGGAACCTCCCGTGCAGGTGGCTATAACTGCCCGTGACGTTGGAGACTTCCTGGAGGACTTCGCGGCAGGATCGGGCGGGGACGTAAAGCTCGTTCGGCGATTCCCTGCGGACGATGAAGACGAGGCTCGAAAGGCACAGCTGGCAGGCATTCCGCCAGTCCAGTTCAACGTTCAGAGCCAGGGTGAACTCCAGATAAAGACAGGTTACCTCGGACTTGCGATGACCTACGTCGACAAGCGGCAGGTCATCCCCTACATCACTAATTTCGATGGCTTCGAGTACCAGCTGGCATCCATTGCCAACCGGATGCTTCAGGAAGACAAGAAGACTGTGGCATTCCTCACCGGTCACGGAGAGGCTGGTCCGTCAGTTGGATACAACACCTTCGCGGGACTGCTACTCGACTCATATCGAGTCAGGGAAGTCGACGCCACAGAGGACCCGAATATAGACCTGTCGGACGTGGACGTACTAATAATCGGCGGCCCGACCAGTTCCATTCGCGACGAGACGGCCGACGCCATCAGGCAGTACCTGCTCGGCGGCGGCAAGGCTATGATCATGGTGAACTCTGTCGTCATCGACCAGAGTCGCCTGATTGCCAACCAGAACCGCAACAGCTTCTCATATCTGCCCGAGGAGTTCGGCGTGATCGTCGAAGACGATCTCGTATTCGATCTACAATCGAATGAGACCTTGTCGTTCAACACTGGTGTCGGCAGCGTATTTCTGCCCTACCCGTACTGGATGCGCGTACCGGTAATTGATAGAAAAGTTGCGGGAAACGTGGGCTCAGTGCTGCTGCCGTGGGCCAGTTCCGTAGGAATTACAGAGTCTGGGCGGGGCCGCATCGAGGTTGTACCGTTGCTAGAGACGACGGAGTTTGCGGCAATCGACTTCAACTACGGAGACGTCCGGCCAAACTCCCCGGTATTCGAGGATGTAACCCAAGGCAACTTCATCCAGGCGCTGATGGGAGCCGCGGTCATTCAAAGGAATGTTCCTGCCGGTCAGGAAGCGTTCAGGCTTATTGTCTTCGGCGATTCGGAATGGCTGGCAGACAGCGTTCTACCAAGGTCACAGGAGAACATCGCGCTGGGACTAAACCTCGTAGACTGGCTGGCTCAGGAAGATACACTAGCTGCCGTTCGCTCGAAAATAGTCACTTCACGTGACCTCCTATTCACTTCCACCACTCACAAGAACATTGCCCAGTGGGCAAATGTTGCCGGTGTCCCGCTGCTTATTGTTGTGGTCGGGCTTTTCAGTTCAATCAGAAGGCGGAGGTTCGGCTTCACCTTGTACGGCCAGGCCAGGACCGGGGGATTCAGACTCGGTCGCAGACGCCGAGGTGACCAGGGTCAGGAGGACGACGAATGA
- a CDS encoding ATP-binding cassette domain-containing protein translates to MTDQIEEVSTAEQPSDPDATIQVKGVTKRFGSHVAVDNLSFDVKRGEIVGFLGPNGSGKTTTMRMLTSFYTPDLGSISINGTDTQESDLVTRGSIGYLPENNPLYEDMLVAEYLAFVAELRGLNGAERKSNMDLTVEETGIQEVFYRPIHELSKGYHQRVGLAQAILHRPSILVLDEPTEGLDPNQRITIRDLIRHLGGERTVLLSTHVMQEVENTCERVLVIRRGKLVANSPVQDLLHQTLELRTVHLEVDGNNVEAGLAEIDGITSVESMGIEAGRKRYRLSVSAEGDPRGDIFTLAKSRDWTLWELHEERPRLEDVFHHLTAEGERTGDES, encoded by the coding sequence ATGACTGACCAGATAGAAGAGGTCTCAACCGCCGAGCAGCCTTCGGATCCAGACGCCACGATACAGGTGAAGGGTGTTACGAAGAGGTTTGGCTCCCATGTTGCAGTCGACAACCTCTCGTTCGATGTAAAGCGCGGCGAGATCGTTGGATTCCTTGGCCCAAACGGCTCAGGCAAAACGACGACCATGCGAATGCTGACGTCGTTCTACACGCCTGACCTGGGGTCCATATCCATCAATGGTACAGACACTCAGGAGAGCGATCTCGTCACACGAGGGTCCATCGGGTACCTGCCAGAGAACAATCCTCTCTATGAAGACATGCTGGTGGCAGAGTACCTCGCCTTCGTTGCCGAGCTACGCGGCCTGAACGGCGCCGAACGCAAGTCCAACATGGACCTGACCGTCGAAGAGACTGGCATCCAGGAAGTCTTCTACCGGCCAATCCATGAGCTTTCAAAGGGTTACCACCAGAGGGTGGGCCTCGCCCAGGCCATTCTTCACAGGCCATCGATTCTGGTCCTCGACGAACCGACCGAGGGCCTCGATCCCAACCAGCGAATTACCATTCGGGACCTGATTAGACATCTCGGCGGCGAGCGAACCGTCTTGCTGAGTACGCATGTCATGCAGGAGGTCGAGAACACCTGCGAGCGCGTCCTAGTGATCAGGAGAGGCAAGCTGGTGGCCAACAGCCCGGTCCAGGACCTTCTGCACCAGACACTCGAGCTTAGGACCGTTCATCTCGAGGTGGACGGCAACAACGTCGAGGCCGGACTCGCAGAGATTGACGGAATCACGTCTGTCGAGAGCATGGGCATCGAAGCCGGTCGGAAGCGCTACAGGCTCTCTGTGTCGGCAGAGGGGGACCCCAGGGGCGACATATTCACGCTTGCCAAGTCAAGAGACTGGACCTTGTGGGAACTGCATGAGGAACGGCCCAGGTTGGAAGACGTGTTCCATCACTTGACCGCTGAAGGCGAGCGGACGGGAGACGAGTCCTAG
- the groL gene encoding chaperonin GroEL (60 kDa chaperone family; promotes refolding of misfolded polypeptides especially under stressful conditions; forms two stacked rings of heptamers to form a barrel-shaped 14mer; ends can be capped by GroES; misfolded proteins enter the barrel where they are refolded when GroES binds), whose translation MAKQFQFDSDARQQLMSGIDTLAATVGVTLGPAGRNVVLDQEFGPPQVCSDGVTIAKEIELVEPFPNMGVQLVKEASSKTNDDVGDGTTSSTVVAQAMIRNGFRVLTAGANPLALKRGIELAVNGARDEIRAMARPVEGKEQIEQIAVLSAHDTEMGVLIADVLDKVGPHGIVTVEESKGLSYEVDFVEGMQVDRGYLSPYLVTNQERMIAEIENPYILVTSAKISAVGELLPVLEQVSQVSRDIVLIAEDVDGEALATLVVNKLRGTLNCLAIKAPAFGDRRKAILEDMAILFGCQVISEDVGRSLDSVTVADLGRCGRVISDKDNTTFVNGGGEQDAIQARISQIHSQAEDTTSDYDREKLEERAAKLSGGVSVLRVGASTEIELREKKQRLEDALSASRAAMEEGIVPGGGTALLRAVQKAAAKIEAEGDEMSGVNLVLRASEEPIKVISANSGLSGEVVLHRVSAQEGDYGFDAETEQYGSMFELGIVDPAKVTRAVLENAASVAGMVLTTESLITELNPMKLPAPYDD comes from the coding sequence ATGGCGAAACAGTTTCAGTTTGATTCTGACGCCCGGCAGCAGCTGATGTCGGGCATCGACACGTTGGCAGCAACAGTCGGTGTCACGCTAGGTCCGGCCGGACGAAATGTCGTGCTGGATCAGGAATTCGGGCCTCCACAAGTCTGCAGCGACGGTGTGACTATCGCGAAGGAAATCGAGCTAGTGGAGCCGTTCCCCAACATGGGCGTCCAGCTCGTCAAAGAGGCATCCAGCAAGACAAACGACGATGTCGGAGACGGCACTACGTCATCGACCGTAGTTGCGCAGGCGATGATCAGGAACGGTTTCCGGGTGCTGACTGCCGGCGCGAACCCACTCGCGCTCAAGCGTGGCATCGAGCTTGCGGTCAACGGCGCCAGAGACGAGATTCGCGCGATGGCACGGCCTGTCGAAGGCAAAGAGCAGATCGAACAGATCGCCGTGCTCTCTGCCCACGATACGGAGATGGGCGTGCTGATTGCCGACGTTCTCGACAAGGTTGGCCCGCACGGCATCGTGACGGTGGAGGAGTCCAAGGGACTCAGCTACGAGGTGGACTTCGTAGAGGGAATGCAGGTCGATCGCGGCTATCTCTCGCCATACCTCGTCACCAATCAGGAGAGGATGATCGCGGAGATCGAGAACCCATACATCCTGGTAACTTCCGCCAAGATTTCGGCAGTGGGCGAGCTGCTTCCTGTCCTGGAGCAGGTGTCACAGGTGTCCAGGGACATCGTGCTGATCGCCGAAGACGTCGACGGTGAGGCGCTTGCGACCCTGGTGGTCAACAAACTGCGGGGGACGCTAAATTGCCTGGCAATCAAGGCCCCAGCCTTTGGAGACAGGCGCAAGGCGATCCTCGAAGACATGGCGATCCTCTTCGGATGCCAGGTCATCAGCGAGGACGTGGGCAGGTCGCTTGACTCCGTCACAGTAGCCGATCTCGGAAGGTGCGGTCGTGTGATCTCCGACAAGGACAACACCACGTTCGTGAACGGCGGCGGCGAACAGGATGCGATTCAGGCCCGAATCAGTCAGATTCACTCGCAGGCTGAAGACACTACATCAGATTATGATCGCGAGAAGCTCGAAGAGCGCGCGGCAAAGCTCTCCGGAGGGGTATCCGTCCTCAGGGTCGGCGCTTCGACCGAGATAGAACTCCGTGAAAAGAAGCAGAGGCTCGAAGACGCGTTGTCTGCAAGTCGTGCCGCAATGGAAGAGGGAATTGTTCCAGGTGGCGGAACAGCACTTCTGAGAGCAGTCCAGAAGGCCGCCGCCAAGATTGAGGCTGAAGGCGATGAGATGTCCGGCGTGAACCTCGTGCTTAGAGCCTCCGAGGAACCCATCAAAGTCATTTCGGCCAACTCCGGCCTGAGCGGCGAGGTGGTTCTCCACCGTGTTTCCGCACAGGAGGGCGACTACGGTTTCGACGCTGAGACCGAGCAGTATGGCAGCATGTTCGAGTTGGGCATCGTCGATCCGGCAAAGGTCACACGGGCGGTCCTGGAGAACGCGGCGAGCGTCGCCGGCATGGTGCTCACAACGGAGTCGCTGATCACGGAATTGAATCCGATGAAACTGCCCGCCCCGTACGATGATTAG